Below is a window of Camelina sativa cultivar DH55 chromosome 11, Cs, whole genome shotgun sequence DNA.
TCACCAaataaatgacatttttttttcattaaaaccaTAATAGTTtgagaaaaatgaattaattacCTCATGCATGTTCCATAAAGAATCGTGCCATAGAGCTCTATGCGCCCACCTTGCCCAAAACTCCATCCCAACCTTGAAAAATCCACACAACttttagaaaaacaaactacaaaaaatGTGAACAGAATCGGCATAGGCAACGTTTAGCAAAGAAGTGAAATGTTATATTTGGTCAATTCCACATAAAATTGGATATCAGTTTTGGATAATTTCGGCATATAATAGAATATAATAAAAGTTCGGTTTGGTCCGGTTTTCTTAACACAATTTAGGAAGAAATTGGGAAACTTACCGCAGCACCAACGGCTAGAGCAAATGTACCAAACATCTCTGATGCAGGCACTTCACCTCCCTAATatcaaacccaacaaaaaaatcaagtttcaCTTTTCGAAATTAAgacaaacaatattaaaaaaaaaaaaaaaaaaaaaactgatttttttacatTACCTTCATTTGCCAATAAAACCGGTAATAAACAGCAATGATAGCCAAAGAAGTAATACCAAAGCTCGACATCACAGCTGCGATAAAATAAGTCATCCTCTccgtttttttcctttctgcTTTCTTGATAAGGCGCGTCCTCGCCAACATCTCCAAAGAGCTCGTCGTGCTTTCCGGTTTGTCCTCGTCCATGGGAAAGCTCTGTTTCCGTTCTTCGACAACGAAACAAACGGTGAGAATCTTTCTCCGTTTAAAGCTGTTGAGTCGTGGAGATGGTGGGAAAACGGCGGTGGAGATAGGTTGGTTTGAAGAGAAAGAATAACGGGTGAGTGGTTTGAGTGTTACGGGGATTGTTGAGAGTCCTGCTGCCATGGGAAGGAGCTCGTAgaggtgtgtatatatatatatatattttatatattatactttgAAAGAGAGTTATAGAGAGAAATGTGTGGTAAAGCTTGCAGAGACAAGAGAGTCCACAATATTCTTTTTATAGTTacttttccaaaaaatcatatcatttgttttttttttgtttttttgttggtttaaaaaatatcttgatTTAATGATTAGTTAGTTAGAGTATGTTGAGTTGATACAATAACATTGTTAATCTTTTATgaaaagaaatacaaacaaaacaaccatAGATAAAGTAAAGCATaccatatgaaacaaaatactaAAAGTGGAGAAGAAAGGAACGTTTACACATTGGGTTGTGGTACCGGGGTCTTGTGTTTGAGGTAGCCAGAGGTGATGGGCCATTTCTAGGATCCCAAGTAATCCACAGCGAATCACTCCCACTTCTCTTTAGCGAATCACTCCCACTTCTCTTTAATGCCTCCACGTATTATCTTCTTCCACcgaataagggagaggagtatcACCATCTTCCACACCTGTCTAGTTGTTAGTGGTCTATTATGTTTCTTCAGCTTACATACTCAAGGTAAAATGAATTAACCCTGTTAGAACAATATCCTAATTCTGTTCATACTATTGGCCATTTAGTGTTGCTAGGCATTTTTCAGCATACATAGTGCTGTCGATTGATGTGTTTCTAGGCATTTTTCAAAATAGGttttaactttaatttggtagagttttgataataatttctatgttattgtttaaataaaatataaaattgttatgACGACTCTTTCCCCATTCTATTAGTAATGTATTAGAGCAAACAATATTCATCGTTATGAAAGGAGTTGTTCACACACCACAAAAAGTAGGAATACGAGATATCTATagttgaagaagagagatgagtaAAAAATTCTTCACCATATCTCTCTATATTCAACAATTTTTGCTTAGAAAGGAATATGAGTATCATAGTTCATCCAAAAAAAGacattataagaagaaaaaaaccataattcaaGAAACGTATTCATCCAAATAACAGTCCTATCTTTTACGTAGAGAAAATGTTTCTATATAGTTGCATGCAATATGTCTATTATCCCTAATCTCACCATATACAAAGGGGTTGCTATCACtctctacaaaaataaaaataaaataaaatatgaattccTGAAATTCATTTGAGATTGGTTACTTgagcaaaaaaaattcaaccgtTAAATTTTTGGTTAGGATTTcataacattttttcttttttcaaccACACATTAGctaaaatctatattattattttgaaatacattttgtgttatatatgcccttgaagttttggttatttaatttgttttatttacaacattaacccctaaaaaattttcaaaactaacattactacagattttgtttcctaaatattttacatttcattccaactaaataaataacagtaatatagaaatagaaactatcatatatttaactacacattctgttgtgttttgaagatattctatatctgaatcattcgtaaacaaaaaaaacaacaatttgattctcattttgttttccaaaacctgtgagatttgattattaacgtaagaaaaactttgattaacatttaattaaatattataattaacatatataaacttaaataaattttttaattattacaaatatgtaaaactaaaaagtttaaaatactatataatgtggttatagttataaagaggacatgttgatTGATGTGtgtttccattcattttcaaaGTAGATTGATTCCAGCTTGATTTGGTAGAATTTTAATCACAATTTATAAGTTATTGCCTAAGCAAACTATAAAGTAAtggttacaaatatatatatatatatatatatatgtgagcgactgttaatatatatatatatatatatatatatatatatatatatatatNCTGTCAAGATAAACTGAAGGAGACATATGCAGGAAATGTTTTAAGTTCATATACGTCAACAAGGTGTGAGTGTCATGCATTAAGTATCAGACTCATCTCAAGGCTGAAGTTAGCAACAACTGAAAAGAAGCCCTAGAAGAGATTCGAATACACGAAATAACAAGTTGCATTTAGAAGACAAGTACACTTGGggaattttggttttattagtgTGCATCAAAAGGTAGTCTTTGGAGAAAGCTCTCTTAGTGAAAAACACTTGCAGGAAGTTCCACCAATTGCAGAGTTTCAGTCCTAGGGTCTAAAGACACAGTAATGCAAGTGCCAAGTTTGGTGGTCTCTAAATGCAAGAAAACGTATGGTGGGATGAGTTACAGCTGAAGTGGTTATCATAAGCTCGAAATGATGATAAGGGAAGGCTGTGTACAAAGAAGTCTTGTGATAAGTAACACTTGATGTCgaattgttttttcatttttgacaGTTAGACAACATCTATAGACTATATAGGAAAGAGATGTTTTGTAATTTACAACGTTTCTTCTACCCCTAAGGTTCTTTTGTTCTCAGACTCCGCAAGAAAAAAATGTGGCCTTGTAGttgttttctttaatgtttttaacgAGAAGTCCCAAATTCATTCTTCTCCGTGGTTTCTTTTAGACAATATCatctaatgattttttttttactattgacctgatgaaaaaaaaatttatgacaaTTTTCTAGCTTAGATTAATATCCAATGGCCCAAacttcttaattttaaaaaaacaactaacAAGACAATTTAACAAAAACATGAGTATTTCTTTATAATTCCGAGTTATGCAGATTTCCAACGTGTGTATGGTGAGTTAAAGTTCTGTTTAAGAAAATGCTTTACAATATCTGAGATACAGAGTCATATGGTGACTTCCTTTGGCTTACCTGCCCATGTCATTGAGGAGTTAATTGATGGCTTAATTCGTCCAGTTAATACGGCTTATCTTCTCTTTGCTGAAGAGCTTCTAGACAGCGACAAGAAGTACGAGAGGTTGAGGAAAACATTGGTGGGAATGAAGGTGgagaaatatatgtatatttatcaTGGATGTACAAAAAAATTCCCTGAACTCATC
It encodes the following:
- the LOC104725769 gene encoding beta-carotene 3-hydroxylase 2, chloroplastic — encoded protein: MAAGLSTIPVTLKPLTRYSFSSNQPISTAVFPPSPRLNSFKRRKILTVCFVVEERKQSFPMDEDKPESTTSSLEMLARTRLIKKAERKKTERMTYFIAAVMSSFGITSLAIIAVYYRFYWQMKGGEVPASEMFGTFALAVGAAVGMEFWARWAHRALWHDSLWNMHESHHKPREGAFELNDVFAIINAVPAIGLLYYGFFNKGLVPGLCFGAGLGITMFGMAYMFVHDGLVHKRFPVGPIANVPYLRKVAAAHQLHHTDKFKGVPYGLFLGPKELEEVGGKEELEKEISRRIRLYNKGSSTS